A window from Triticum aestivum cultivar Chinese Spring chromosome 6D, IWGSC CS RefSeq v2.1, whole genome shotgun sequence encodes these proteins:
- the LOC123140716 gene encoding receptor-like protein EIX2, with protein MDLSWNNFHGTLPSWIGDLVYLRFLQLSHNFLCGDIPVTITYLKLLRQLSLAGNSISGVIPWSLSNLTAMTQKHPRKPGLDMSAWYTEEVGKFREVWPIVMKRQELKYGTGIFYMVGMDLSLNYLTGEIPDGITSLNGLLNLNFSCNQLSGEIPRKIGAMKSLESLDLSRNNLSGEIPTSLSDLTYLSSLDLSYNNLIGRIPQGRQLDTLYLENQSIYTGNIGLCGTPLERNCSGNNSPEHDNQQKNQNVSEPVLFFYFGLGSGFVAGLWVVFCTLLFKKVWRVAYFRLFDKSYDKAYVFVVVTWGRITGKATTT; from the coding sequence ATGGATCTTTCATGGAATAATTTCCATGGAACATTGCCATCATGGATCGGAGACTTAGTATACTTGCGCTTTTTGCAACTAAGTCACAATTTCTTGTGTGGAGATATTCCAGTGACTATCACATATCTTAAGCTCCTTCGCCAACTGAGTTTAGCAGGAAATAGTATATCTGGTGTTATACCATGGTCTTTGTCAAATTTAACTGCAATGACCCAAAAACATCCAAGGAAACCTGGGCTTGACATGTCTGCATGGTACACTGAAGAAGTGGGCAAATTTAGAGAAGTTTGGCCTATTGTGATGAAGCGCCAAGAACTCAAATATGGTACTGGAATTTTTTATATGGTCGGTATGGACCTATCACTCAACTACCTAACAGGTGAAATTCCGGATGGCATAACCTCTCTCAATGGGCTGCTGAATCTGAACTTCTCATGCAACCAATTGAGTGGAGAAATTCCTAGGAAGATTGGAGCTATGAAATCACTTGAATCGCTGGACCTCTCAAGGAACAACCTTTCTGGTGAAATCCCAACAAGCTTGTCAGATTTGACTTATTTAAGCTCCTTGGACTTGTCATATAACAATCTTATAGGAAGAATTCCACAGGGACGCCAACTTGACACCCTTTACTTGGAGAACCAGTCCATATACACGGGTAACATTGGTCTATGTGGTACTCCTCTTGAAAGGAATTGCTCAGGAAACAATTCACCAGAGCACGACAATCAACAGAAAAATCAGAATGTTTCCGAGCCTGTGTTGTTCTTTTACTTTGGACTTGGGTCCGGGTTTGTCGCTGGCCTCTGGGTCGTGTTTTGCACCCTACTGTTCAAGAAAGTGTGGAGAGTTGCCTATTTCCGCCTCTTTGACAAGTCGTATGACAAGGCATACGTGTTTGTGGTTGTTACTTGGGGTAGGATAACCGGCAAGGCGACAACAACTTAA
- the LOC123140714 gene encoding isoflavone reductase homolog IRL, with product MVLDKERSRVLVIGGTGHIGKRIVAASARRGHSTSVLIRDVAPSDPAKMQLLKSFIDSGVALIKGDLFDHGSLVNAIKGVDVVVSAVGPRQLVEQSRIVMAIKEAGNVKRFLPSEFGSDVERVHTVDPAATLYAGKLSLRRLIEAEGIPHTYVCCNGFAETYLPSIGDVTAVGAGPPSDKITVLGDGDAKAVFVVEEDIATYTVRAVDDPRTLNKILYMRPPANIVSHNELISMWERKAGRTFQIVRIPEAGLLKLIKEAAFPLNILLSLALSIFIGGDQANFEIEPSFGVEATELYPDLKYTTIDEYLDRLL from the exons ATGGTGCTGGACAAGGAGAGGAGCAGGGTCCTTGTAATTGGTGGCACAGGTCACATAGGCAAGCGTATCGTCGCGGCGAGTGCTCGCCGTGGCCACTCGACCTCTGTCCTCATCAGGGACGTTGCGCCGTCTGATCCAGCTAAGATGCAGCTCCTCAAGAGCTTCATTGATTCCGGTGTTGCTCTCATCAAG GGAGATTTATTCGACCACGGGAGCCTCGTAAATGCCATAAAGGGTGTAGACGTCGTCGTCTCGGCTGTGGGGCCTCGTCAGCTCGTGGAGCAGTCGAGGATTGTCATGGCAATCAAGGAGGCCGGCAATGTGAAG AGGTTTTTGCCATCTGAGTTTGGCTCTGACGTAGAGCGGGTTCACACCGTAGATCCAGCGGCCACATTGTACGCTGGTAAACTCAGCCTTCGCCGTCTGATTGAGGCAGAGGGTATACCTCATACATATGTCTGCTGCAATGGGTTCGCCGAAACCTACCTTCCGAGCATCGGCGATGTTACAGCTGTTGGCGCTGGCCCTCCTTCCGACAAGATCACCGTCCTAGGCGATGGAGATGCAAAAG CGGTGTTTGTGGTGGAAGAAGACATTGCCACCTACACGGTGAGGGCGGTCGACGATCCGAGAACCCTCAACAAGATCCTGTACATGAGGCCACCGGCGAACATTGTGTCCCACAACGAGCTCATCTCGATGTGGGAGAGGAAAGCGGGCAGGACTTTCCAGATCGTGCGCATCCCGGAGGCGGGTCTCCTCAAGTTGATCAAGG AGGCGGCTTTCCCTCTGAACATATTGCTGTCCCTCGCCCTCTCCATCTTCATCGGGGGCGACCAGGCCAACTTTGAGATTGAACCATCCTTTGGCGTCGAGGCCACCGAGCTGTACCCCGACCTAAAGTACACCACTATCGACGAGTATCTCGACCGCCTTCTCTGA
- the LOC123140715 gene encoding probable LRR receptor-like serine/threonine-protein kinase At4g36180 yields MDRSPDKFFLLLMAAAATWSFFLVANAGRLQPSCIGRERDALLAFKQGMNDTYGELGSWQRGHQDCCQWAGITCNNVTGHVVKLELGERYLVGQISPSLLSLEHLEYLDLNWTRLYGPDGRVPVFLGSLKNLRHLDLSGMPFSGRVPPQLGNLSKLEYLDLSGNYFTGAVPPQLGNLSKLEYLDLSAIYFNNTRMVSTDISWLTRLPLLALLGMSYINLSSIADWPLVVNKIPSLELLGLSECSLSSANQSLAHLNLTNLHYLDLSDNYFGHPIASSWFWNITSIKYLDLSGTSLYGPFPNALGNMTSLQELYFGPYSSDGDSPTTTANTATMTVDLKNLCDLEYLLLDGSLSSGNITEFIDKLPRCSSNRLQRLRLSRNNMVGILPNRLGNLTNLASLDLSHNNITGAIPLGFGNLSCLEYLHLSNNLLTGAIPLGFGNLSCLEYLHLSNNLLTGAIPLGLGNCTAVYLSNNNLSGPIQLGIETCTRLQYLDLSYNSITGPIPPMLGNCTELYYLTLSNNLLTGDIPPGLGNYTSLQSLSLSSNHLTEPILLGTTSCTILEDLDLSDNNIAGVIPPWLGNCTSLRHLSLSKNHITGHFPSKISLLGNLTGLDLGYNNLDGVITEEHLVTLKNINHLDLSHNSFSGHLP; encoded by the coding sequence ATGGATCGCTCGCCTGACAAGTTCTTCTTGCTCCTTATGGCAGCAGCGGCGACCTGGAGCTTCTTCCTCGTCGCCAACGCAGGCAGGCTCCAGCCGAGCTGCATAGGACGCGAGAGGGACGCGTTGCTGGCCTTCAAGCAAGGCATGAATGATACCTACGGCGAACTCGGGTCGTGGCAGCGAGGGCACCAAGATTGCTGCCAATGGGCAGGCATCACATGCAACAACGTCACCGGCCATGTCGTCAAGCTGGAGCTTGGCGAAAGATATTTGGTCGGCCAGATAAGTCCTTCCTTGCTTTCTCTAGAGCATCTCGAGTACCTCGATCTCAACTGGACGAGACTGTATGGACCTGATGGTCGTGTTCCGGTGTTCTTGGGTTCCTTAAAGAACTTGAGGCATCTTGATCTGTCCGGCATGCCTTTCTCTGGTAGGGTGCCTCCTCAGCTTGGCAACCTGTCAAAGCTGGAATATCTCGATCTCTCTGGCAATTATTTCACTGGTGCGGTACCTCCTCAGCTTGGCAACCTGTCAAAGCTGGAATACCTTGACCTATCCGCCATATATTTCAACAATACGAGGATGGTCTCAACTGACATCTCTTGGTTAACTCGTCTACCTCTGTTGGCGCTTCTTGGTATGAGTTATATCAATCTCAGCTCAATAGCCGATTGGCCTCTTGTTGTCAATAAGATTCCATCTTTGGAGTTGCTCGGTCTTTCCGAGTGCTCGCTTTCAAGTGCAAACCAATCCCTAGCACACCTAAACCTCACAAATCTTCACTACCTTGATCTCTCAGATAACTACTTTGGTCATCCAATTGCATCCAGTTGGTTTTGGAACATAACAAGCATCAAGTACCTCGACCTTTCTGGTACCTCTCTCTATGGTCCGTTTCCTAATGCACTAGGAAATATGACGTCTCTCCAAGAACTTTATTTTGGCCCCTATTCTTCCGATGGTGACTCACCCACCACAACTGCTAACACGGCCACAATGACAGTAGACTTGAAAAACCTATGTGATTTGGAATACCTATTGCTTGATGGAAGCCTCTCCTCTGGAAACATAACAGAGTTTATAGATAAACTGCCAAGATGTTCGTCCAACAGATTGCAGCGTTTGAGGTTGAGCCGCAACAATATGGTTGGAATTCTACCAAACAGATTGGGGAACTTAACCAACTTAGCTTCGTTGGACCTTTCTCACAATAACATTACTGGAGCTATACCCCTTGGCTTTGGGAATCTCTCTTGTTTAGAATACCTTCATCTTTCTAACAACCTTCTTACTGGAGCTATACCCCTTGGCTTTGGGAATCTCTCTTGTTTAGAATACCTTCATCTTTCTAACAACCTTCTTACTGGAGCTATACCGCTAGGGTTGGGAAATTGCACTGCTGTTTATCTCTCCAATAACAATCTTAGTGGACCTATACAACTAGGGATAGAGACTTGCACTAGATTACAGTACCTTGACCTTTCTTACAATAGCATTACTGGACCTATACCACCAATGTTGGGGAATTGCACCGAACTATATTACCTTACTCTTTCAAACAACCTTCTTACCGGAGATATACCACCAGGGTTGGGGAATTACACTAGTTTGCAGTCTCTTTCTCTTTCGAGCAACCATCTTACCGAACCTATACTGCTAGGGACAACAAGTTGCACTATATTAGAAGACCTTGACCTTTCTGATAACAATATTGCTGGAGTTATACCGCCATGGTTGGGCAATTGCACTAGTTTGAGGCACCTTTCTCTTTCTAAGAACCATATCACTGGACACTTCCCATCTAAGATCAGTCTGCTCGGTAATTTGACTGGACTCGACCTTGGCTACAATAACCTAGATGGCGTGATCACAGAGGAACACCTTGTTACTCTAAAGAACATAAACCATCTGGACTTATCACACAACTCTTTCTCAGGGCATCTGCCATAA